In the Dolichospermum flos-aquae CCAP 1403/13F genome, AAACCAATCCACAGCATCCTTGAGGGCTACATTCAGAGGGGACTGAGGTAAACCTAATTCGCGGATAGCCTTAGAAGCATCATAATACATTGGTTGCTGTGCCATGCGGACTCCATCAATGGGAACTGTGGGAGTTTTCCCTAGAGGGGCAAGGATTTTTTCGTCTATCCAAGCTACAGTTAGGGGTATCCAAGCTGGTATAGATGTTTGCGGTGCGGGTAAATTAGTGATTTGGGAAAGTTGCTCTAGGAGTTGTTTGAGGGGAAGATTTTGATGACCAAGAATATAGCGATCGCCTGATTTTCCCTTTTCTAAAGCTAATAAATGCCCCTTAGCTACATCGCGCACATCTATAAAATTTAACCCTGTATCTACATAAGCAGGCATTTGTCGCCGTAAAAACCGCAGAATAATATCACCTGTAGGAGTGGGTTTAATATCTAATGGACCAATAGGGCTACTAGGATTAACGATCACAATATCTTGACCCTGATTAGCAGCGGATATTGCCACTTTTTCCGCCAGAAACTTTGATTTTTTGTAATCTCCTACTAATTTCTCTACCGGACTTTGATAGGTTTCATCCACAATTTCACCAAATTTACCGACACCAATAGCTGCAACGGAACTAGTATAAACGGTGCGTTCAATCCCGGCTTTTTCGGCTGCGGACAAGATGTTGCTTGTACCTTCAACATTATGAATATAAAGCAATTCTCGGTCTTTTTGCCACAGGGAATAATGGGCTGCGACATGAAAAAGATATTGACAACCCTGCATCTGTTCCCAGATATTTGGGTTATTTAAATCACCTTTGACAATATCTACAGCCAAACCCTGTAAATTACCCAGGTTACTACTAGGACGAACTAAAGCGGTAACTTGGTATTTTGACTCTAACAGCGATCGCACTATATGAGAACCAATAAAGCCTGTCCCCCCGGTTACAAATGCTCGCATTCAATCACCCTCTACTCCTCAAGGTTTCTAACCGCATTTAAATATCCGTGATTGAGAACTTTGATTAAGATATTACAGTGTCAACTGGCTCTTTAAGGTCATTGCATTGGCTTTTCATTGTTGCTAAACCCAAATAACGGATACCTTCTGGAGATATATCAAAGCGACAAGGAAGAACTTCTAAACCTAGTTGAATTGCTTCCCGTAGCAACCGACCATATACAGGGTCTTTACTATCCCCAGGTGCAAACTCTAAACAATCACCTCGGTTAATAAAATACAGCATTACGGATCGACTTTGGGGTAAAACTTCCATTAATTCCCGTAAATGCTTTTGTCCTCTGGTAGTTTCGGTGTCAGGAAATAACGCTAAACTCCCCTGTGACCAAGTTGTATTTTTTACCTCTAAATAAATTGGGCGCTGTTGAGAACTTCCCGTTAAATAAAAATCCACCCGACTTTTCCGATCTTTTCCATAAACTACTTCACCCTTAACCTGGTCATATTCACTTAATTCTGGGAATAAATGCTGCTGTAGAGCCAATTTAATCACCCGATTAGGTAAAGCAGTGTTTACACCTACCCAAGTTGTTGCATGATCATTGACCTGGATTAACTCTAAGGTATAAGCTAATTTGCGTTGAAGATTATCACTTTTGGAAACTTGTACAGCACTACCAATGGTAGAAACTCCCGTCATTGGACCTGTATTCGGACAATGTGCTGTGATCACCTCTCCAGAATGTAATTGAATATCAGCAAAAAACCGCTTGTAGCGTTTGAGTAAAATACCAGGATATAGTTTTGGGTATTTATATAACCAATCAATCATTTTTATAAATAGCTGTGATGAAGTGTTGGCAATTTATCCTCTCAGAACAAGTTGCACACCACCTTAATGTACCTTGATTTTCATGAAAATTTAATCATACAAGTAGGTGAACAGAAAAAAACCGTAGCCGCGGAGCGGCTTCTCAGTAATATGTAACGAAAAGTAAAGCCGCCCAACACCTCTTCTGGAGTTTCCTTTTTTTTTGTAATTTTTGTAGTCAAATTTACGATATTTTTATGCGACTTGAATATAATAGATATTACAAACCTACCACTTAGATAAGTGTGGTAGTATTTACCAATGCAAGGAGAAACATCCTATGCAAAAAGTCTCACTCTATACGGAATTAGAATATGCTTTTCTGTTCACTCTCAGAAAAGTAAACTCCATTAATACAGCAGGTTTTAAGCCATTTTTTGAAGATTTACCAATTGACCCTTATGTTAAAGGTGAATATCGCTCACGGAGATTATCCAGATTTAAAGTTTGTGGAGATAAATTGGTGAAACTCCCTCACGGATATCTACTACAAAGCAAAGAATATAATCCTTTATTGGGAGGAATCAAAAGGGAATTTGCAGAATTAGATGATAGACTCATACAACTGGAGATTTTTAAGAACCTAATTTTCGCATTTTGTGATGCTTGTAAACTGCATCCAGAAGCAGAA is a window encoding:
- the hpnA gene encoding hopanoid-associated sugar epimerase; its protein translation is MRAFVTGGTGFIGSHIVRSLLESKYQVTALVRPSSNLGNLQGLAVDIVKGDLNNPNIWEQMQGCQYLFHVAAHYSLWQKDRELLYIHNVEGTSNILSAAEKAGIERTVYTSSVAAIGVGKFGEIVDETYQSPVEKLVGDYKKSKFLAEKVAISAANQGQDIVIVNPSSPIGPLDIKPTPTGDIILRFLRRQMPAYVDTGLNFIDVRDVAKGHLLALEKGKSGDRYILGHQNLPLKQLLEQLSQITNLPAPQTSIPAWIPLTVAWIDEKILAPLGKTPTVPIDGVRMAQQPMYYDASKAIRELGLPQSPLNVALKDAVDWFIAQGYVN
- the sfsA gene encoding DNA/RNA nuclease SfsA; the protein is MIDWLYKYPKLYPGILLKRYKRFFADIQLHSGEVITAHCPNTGPMTGVSTIGSAVQVSKSDNLQRKLAYTLELIQVNDHATTWVGVNTALPNRVIKLALQQHLFPELSEYDQVKGEVVYGKDRKSRVDFYLTGSSQQRPIYLEVKNTTWSQGSLALFPDTETTRGQKHLRELMEVLPQSRSVMLYFINRGDCLEFAPGDSKDPVYGRLLREAIQLGLEVLPCRFDISPEGIRYLGLATMKSQCNDLKEPVDTVIS
- a CDS encoding 2OG-Fe dioxygenase family protein produces the protein MQKVSLYTELEYAFLFTLRKVNSINTAGFKPFFEDLPIDPYVKGEYRSRRLSRFKVCGDKLVKLPHGYLLQSKEYNPLLGGIKREFAELDDRLIQLEIFKNLIFAFCDACKLHPEAEIDIHQIRTTCSPTNLGNPAPEGIHRDGSDFIGIFSAGRDNIQGGETHLYTAKKEKPVFNKVLQPGEIILVNEHQFFHFTTPIKPQNPELGSRDVFVINYPSLISDF